A genome region from Streptomyces sp. SAI-135 includes the following:
- a CDS encoding prephenate dehydrogenase yields the protein MAATNLAIGDAQDGSTPSPPAGLTTVLVIGAGLIGTSVALAISSQGVKVHLRDTDPSAALAAQALGAGTVEQPRGPVDLAVVAVPPAQMATELAAAQAAGAARAYTDVSSVKEAVEQASSDAGCDMSSYLGGHPMAGRERSGPWAAKPGLFEGRPWIITPTRTTSAVTERLVRELIALCGAVPVVMAADAHDRAMALVSHTPHLISALTAARLEHLGQTEMMLVGQGLQDVVRISGGDPRLWADILVSNAGAVAGVLGEIAVDLQRVTSALLAVASSCPSMLPQAWEEATVSLLDILGRGRAGHERLPGKHGSPHQSFAEVHVVVGDNSGALARLLADVSAAGVNVEDIVLDHAMGTPSGTVSLQVSSAASATLPEALQALGWNAYGPLTELHRRNGGHHQ from the coding sequence ATGGCTGCCACGAACCTGGCCATCGGCGACGCGCAGGACGGGAGCACGCCATCGCCTCCCGCGGGACTCACGACGGTGCTGGTCATCGGGGCCGGACTGATCGGGACGTCGGTGGCACTGGCCATCAGCAGCCAGGGCGTGAAGGTCCACCTGCGGGATACCGACCCCTCTGCGGCCCTGGCCGCGCAAGCACTCGGCGCCGGCACGGTGGAGCAGCCGCGCGGGCCCGTCGACCTGGCCGTTGTCGCGGTTCCACCTGCCCAGATGGCGACCGAGCTGGCCGCGGCGCAGGCCGCCGGAGCGGCGCGGGCCTACACCGACGTCTCCAGCGTCAAGGAGGCTGTGGAACAGGCCAGTTCGGACGCAGGGTGTGACATGTCCTCGTATCTGGGCGGACACCCGATGGCCGGACGTGAGCGCTCGGGCCCCTGGGCCGCGAAGCCCGGCCTCTTCGAGGGGCGGCCGTGGATCATCACGCCCACCCGGACCACCTCGGCGGTGACCGAACGGTTGGTCCGGGAACTGATCGCTCTGTGCGGCGCCGTGCCCGTGGTGATGGCGGCCGACGCCCACGACCGGGCCATGGCCCTCGTGTCCCACACACCGCATCTGATCTCCGCCCTGACTGCCGCGCGCCTGGAGCACCTGGGCCAGACCGAGATGATGCTCGTGGGCCAGGGCCTGCAGGACGTGGTGAGGATCTCCGGGGGCGACCCTCGGCTCTGGGCCGACATCCTGGTCTCCAACGCCGGGGCCGTCGCCGGCGTGCTCGGCGAGATCGCCGTGGATCTCCAGCGCGTGACGTCCGCGCTGCTCGCCGTGGCCTCCTCCTGCCCGTCGATGCTCCCGCAGGCATGGGAGGAGGCCACGGTGTCCCTGCTGGACATCCTCGGCCGGGGGCGTGCGGGACACGAGAGACTCCCCGGCAAACACGGCTCACCGCACCAGTCGTTCGCGGAGGTGCATGTCGTCGTCGGGGACAACTCGGGCGCGCTGGCACGTCTGCTGGCGGATGTGAGCGCGGCCGGGGTGAACGTCGAGGACATCGTGCTCGACCACGCCATGGGAACGCCCAGCGGCACGGTCAGCCTGCAGGTGTCGTCGGCCGCCTCCGCGACGCTGCCCGAAGCCCTTCAAGCGCTCGGCTGGAACGCGTACGGCCCCTTGACCGAACTCCACAGACGTAACGGTGGTCATCACCAATGA
- a CDS encoding MbtH family protein yields the protein MNPFDDPDAMFLVLVNDEGQHSLWPDLREVPAGWHVAHEKDSRDACLTYVEQNWTDMRPTSLVTAMEKSGS from the coding sequence GTGAATCCGTTTGACGATCCGGACGCCATGTTCCTGGTGCTCGTGAACGACGAGGGGCAGCACTCGCTATGGCCCGACCTCCGCGAGGTGCCGGCAGGCTGGCACGTGGCGCACGAGAAGGACTCGCGGGACGCATGCCTGACATACGTCGAGCAGAACTGGACCGACATGAGGCCCACGAGCCTGGTCACC
- a CDS encoding amino acid adenylation domain-containing protein: protein MGGHVMTSLLAAPPAAEHAKSVHEAFAAQAARSPDDVAVRSAGRELTYQEVDQAANRLAHRLLRLGVVPETPVAILTERTTDVVVAILAVLKAGGVYLPLHSGFPRERMEWILRTSGVPVLLTDRATSASPLPAGRHTTVVVDDDPHVDGLPATDPAVASHPDRLAYIMFTSGSTGLPKGVGVTHGDVVALATDPLFATGHRDRVLMIAPYAFDVFTYEAWVPLLHGGTTVIAATTGLDAATLAQTLAAERITGLHVTAGLFRVVAEAAPEVFAGLREVLTGGDVVSPAAVRKVLEHCPNTAVRAMYGPTETTLFATHHKLNSAEAVGASVPIGLPLDGVRVYILDAKLAVVDAGTAGELYIAGAGVARGYHGRSALTAERFVPDPFGPPGSRMYRTGDMARSSADGTLEFLGRLDDQVKIRGFRVELPEIESVLASHPDLSDVAVVAREVSPGDKRLVAYVVGRTTSDSTGLRDFLAAKLPEYMVPSVFVRIDELPLTPNGKLDYRALPEPIFEGPALYRGPRTAQEQILCTLFAEVLGAERVGIDDSFFDLGGHSLLATRLVSHIRAVLGVRLSMRSLLDAPTAAGLARLLFDGGQDSERALGPVLTLRSAGSRAPLFCVHPGSGTAWCYSGLLRYIPGDHPVYGLQARGLAGGAKLPSTLAEMTEDYLGQIRRIQATGPYHLAGWSFGGTVAHSLAVRLQEQGEDVAFLGVLDSRYDRLHGTHRAVTSRELLTLAFDGIDSFRLEAGDGPLPPSRVLEILRERPGIISSLDERTVAAVLEITSNNLTLNAGATPAAFDGDLLFVEATGADGEPSGLADYWKPYVTGRIDRQVAPVDHLRMMTPQALSVIGPMLTKSLKEISS from the coding sequence ATGGGTGGCCATGTGATGACTTCTCTGCTTGCAGCACCACCGGCTGCGGAACACGCGAAATCGGTGCACGAGGCTTTCGCGGCCCAGGCGGCCCGGTCACCGGATGACGTAGCCGTTCGCTCGGCGGGCCGGGAACTGACTTACCAGGAAGTGGATCAGGCGGCCAACCGACTGGCCCATCGGCTGCTCCGGCTCGGGGTCGTGCCGGAGACGCCGGTGGCGATCCTAACGGAGCGAACCACGGATGTCGTGGTCGCGATTCTGGCCGTGCTCAAGGCGGGGGGCGTGTATCTGCCGCTGCACAGCGGTTTCCCTCGGGAACGCATGGAATGGATCCTGCGCACGAGCGGGGTGCCGGTGTTGCTGACCGACCGGGCCACGAGCGCATCACCTCTGCCCGCCGGCCGTCACACCACGGTCGTCGTCGACGACGACCCGCATGTGGACGGACTGCCGGCGACCGATCCGGCGGTGGCGAGCCATCCGGACCGGCTGGCATACATCATGTTCACGTCCGGTTCCACGGGCTTGCCCAAGGGAGTCGGGGTGACGCACGGGGATGTTGTCGCGCTTGCGACGGACCCGTTGTTCGCCACGGGGCACCGGGACCGCGTGCTGATGATCGCCCCCTATGCCTTTGACGTCTTCACCTACGAGGCGTGGGTGCCACTGCTGCACGGCGGCACCACCGTCATCGCCGCGACCACCGGCCTCGACGCCGCGACGCTCGCACAGACCCTGGCTGCTGAGCGGATCACCGGACTTCACGTGACCGCCGGATTGTTCCGGGTGGTGGCCGAAGCGGCACCCGAAGTGTTTGCCGGTCTGCGCGAGGTCCTGACCGGCGGTGACGTCGTCTCCCCGGCAGCGGTGCGCAAGGTGCTCGAGCACTGCCCGAACACTGCGGTACGGGCGATGTACGGCCCGACGGAGACCACGCTGTTCGCGACCCACCACAAGCTGAACTCTGCCGAAGCTGTCGGAGCGAGCGTCCCTATCGGGCTGCCCCTCGACGGCGTTCGGGTGTACATCCTGGACGCGAAGCTCGCCGTGGTGGACGCCGGCACGGCCGGCGAGTTGTACATCGCCGGGGCAGGAGTGGCACGTGGCTATCACGGCCGGTCGGCTCTGACCGCCGAGCGGTTCGTGCCCGATCCCTTCGGGCCGCCGGGCTCACGGATGTACCGCACGGGAGACATGGCCCGCTCGTCCGCCGACGGGACGCTGGAGTTCCTTGGCCGGTTGGACGACCAGGTGAAGATCCGTGGTTTCCGGGTCGAGCTGCCCGAGATCGAGTCGGTGCTCGCGTCCCATCCGGATCTTTCCGATGTCGCCGTGGTCGCCCGTGAGGTGAGTCCCGGCGACAAACGGCTCGTCGCCTATGTGGTGGGACGAACCACATCCGACAGCACCGGTCTTCGCGACTTCCTCGCCGCGAAGCTGCCCGAGTACATGGTGCCCTCGGTCTTCGTCAGGATCGATGAGCTCCCGCTGACTCCCAACGGCAAACTGGACTACCGGGCCCTGCCCGAACCCATTTTCGAAGGTCCCGCTCTGTACCGTGGCCCGCGTACCGCTCAGGAACAGATCCTGTGCACGCTGTTCGCCGAGGTGCTGGGCGCCGAGCGGGTCGGCATCGACGACAGCTTCTTCGACCTCGGCGGGCACTCCCTGCTTGCGACCCGGCTGGTGAGTCACATCCGCGCCGTCCTGGGCGTCCGGCTGTCCATGCGCAGCCTGCTCGACGCGCCGACGGCCGCAGGGCTCGCCAGGCTGCTCTTCGACGGCGGGCAGGACAGCGAAAGGGCCCTGGGTCCCGTACTCACGCTCCGCTCCGCGGGCAGCCGCGCACCGCTGTTCTGCGTGCATCCGGGCAGCGGCACGGCATGGTGCTATTCGGGCCTGCTGCGGTATATACCCGGCGATCACCCGGTGTACGGGTTGCAGGCCCGAGGTCTGGCGGGGGGAGCGAAGCTGCCTTCGACACTGGCCGAGATGACCGAGGACTACCTTGGCCAGATCCGCAGGATCCAGGCCACCGGACCGTACCACTTGGCCGGCTGGTCCTTCGGCGGGACAGTCGCCCACTCTCTTGCGGTCCGACTGCAGGAGCAGGGCGAGGACGTGGCCTTCCTCGGCGTCCTGGACTCCCGCTATGACCGGCTGCATGGCACACACCGCGCTGTCACCTCACGTGAGCTGCTGACACTGGCCTTTGACGGGATCGACTCCTTCCGGCTGGAAGCCGGTGACGGGCCCCTCCCGCCATCGCGGGTACTGGAGATCCTCCGGGAACGCCCGGGAATCATCAGCAGTCTCGACGAGCGCACCGTCGCGGCGGTCCTGGAGATCACGTCGAACAACCTCACGCTCAACGCGGGGGCCACGCCCGCCGCTTTCGACGGCGACCTGCTCTTCGTCGAGGCGACCGGCGCGGACGGCGAGCCCTCAGGGCTCGCCGACTACTGGAAACCCTATGTGACCGGCCGGATCGACCGACAGGTCGCTCCCGTCGACCATCTGCGCATGATGACCCCGCAGGCCCTCTCGGTCATCGGCCCCATGCTCACCAAGTCCCTGAAGGAGATCTCGTCGTGA
- a CDS encoding acyl-CoA dehydrogenase family protein: MATATRNATSDPDRVSFLEELYQGRFRWDLVRDFPVQDPVDAATGDKLTEELTALVRERVDPDDVDTRAALPDGFLDELGRRGYFALQADPALGGHSLSHYNTFRMVSAAAAHSTPVALSLAIENALGAGAFLAVAGEGPLRELLSDVVRRGARSASADSEPQGAANQRRFTTATRIEGTDDYLLNGSKVFVGHAPVAEVVSVSATVHEGGVDRVRMFFVRTDSPGVTSGGWHTYMGIKGFPNGWLEFKDVRVRGAHMLVERDIGHVVRATPATARLVGRGRMHLIAAPSLAVARLCVGWMRDFAARRVIDERPLAEYDEIRRRLAESLANTFAIETMAQWCLLPEDQGRGLNLRFEQNAVKNASSLLAWGVAEDAMSLLAGEGYETAPSKRLRGAPPVPVERFLRDLRNLRISGGVDFQIDNWIGRLAILSYYYPEPDHAAELEHGDEVPLDTTGTVLTDRNLGHLRWAAEQTRAFGRTCLGLARSHPDRVELEAKERALIQLAGIAREILGVSLTLARASTLAAAGDDSAQALADVFCTAARQRVTDLLSRLQSPPGPDVEAVASAWMSGTAYAFLTADNNPLPSPGGGIEGNIA, from the coding sequence TTGGCAACGGCAACACGCAATGCGACCAGCGATCCGGACCGCGTCAGCTTCCTGGAGGAGCTGTACCAGGGCCGCTTCCGCTGGGACCTCGTCCGGGACTTCCCCGTGCAGGACCCGGTGGACGCTGCAACCGGCGACAAGCTGACCGAGGAGCTGACCGCCCTCGTGCGCGAGCGCGTCGACCCCGACGACGTCGACACAAGGGCCGCCCTGCCCGACGGATTCCTCGACGAGCTCGGCCGGCGCGGCTACTTCGCGCTTCAGGCCGACCCTGCCCTCGGCGGCCACTCCCTGTCCCACTACAACACCTTCCGCATGGTGTCGGCGGCCGCCGCACACAGCACCCCGGTGGCCCTGTCCCTCGCCATCGAGAACGCGCTCGGCGCCGGGGCGTTCCTGGCCGTGGCAGGCGAAGGCCCGCTGCGCGAACTCCTCAGCGACGTGGTGCGCCGGGGAGCCCGCTCCGCGAGCGCGGACAGCGAACCCCAAGGAGCCGCCAATCAGCGCCGGTTCACCACCGCCACCCGCATCGAGGGCACCGACGACTATCTGCTCAACGGCAGCAAGGTCTTCGTCGGACACGCGCCCGTCGCCGAGGTGGTCAGCGTTTCCGCCACGGTTCACGAGGGCGGCGTCGACCGGGTGCGGATGTTCTTCGTGCGCACCGACAGTCCCGGGGTGACCAGCGGTGGCTGGCACACGTACATGGGCATCAAGGGATTCCCCAACGGCTGGCTGGAGTTCAAGGACGTACGGGTCCGCGGCGCCCACATGCTCGTCGAACGGGACATCGGCCACGTCGTCCGCGCGACCCCCGCCACCGCCCGGCTCGTCGGCCGCGGCAGGATGCATCTGATCGCGGCCCCGTCGCTGGCCGTCGCCCGGCTGTGCGTGGGCTGGATGCGCGACTTCGCCGCCCGACGCGTCATCGACGAGCGGCCGTTGGCGGAATACGACGAGATCCGGCGGCGGCTCGCCGAGAGCCTGGCCAACACCTTCGCCATCGAGACCATGGCCCAGTGGTGTCTGCTCCCCGAGGACCAGGGCCGGGGCCTCAACCTCCGCTTCGAGCAGAACGCCGTCAAGAACGCCTCCTCCCTCCTCGCCTGGGGCGTCGCCGAGGACGCCATGTCCCTGCTGGCGGGGGAGGGGTACGAGACCGCGCCCAGCAAGCGGCTGCGCGGCGCGCCCCCAGTCCCCGTGGAACGCTTCTTGCGGGACCTGCGCAACCTGCGCATCTCCGGCGGCGTCGACTTCCAGATCGACAACTGGATCGGCCGGCTGGCGATCCTCTCGTACTACTACCCCGAGCCGGACCACGCCGCGGAGCTCGAACACGGGGACGAGGTCCCCCTGGACACCACCGGCACGGTCCTCACCGACCGCAACCTCGGCCATCTGCGCTGGGCGGCCGAGCAGACCCGGGCCTTCGGGCGCACCTGTCTGGGCCTGGCCCGCAGCCACCCCGACCGGGTGGAGCTCGAAGCCAAGGAGAGGGCTCTCATCCAACTCGCCGGCATCGCCCGGGAGATCCTCGGCGTGTCCCTCACGCTCGCCCGTGCCTCCACCCTCGCAGCCGCCGGAGACGACAGCGCTCAGGCGCTGGCCGACGTCTTCTGCACCGCCGCCCGGCAGCGGGTGACCGATCTGCTCAGCCGGCTCCAGAGTCCGCCCGGACCGGACGTCGAGGCGGTCGCCTCCGCCTGGATGTCCGGCACCGCATACGCATTCCTCACCGCCGACAACAACCCGCTCCCGTCCCCCGGTGGCGGCATCGAAGGAAACATCGCATGA
- a CDS encoding cytochrome P450: MQLMEQRRADPQDDLVSVMVNCLVDGEPLTDDEVIVNIYGFILAGDHTSRLAMVSALLEFARRPEQWRALKEARVSQSTAIDEILRWSTPVMHIGRTARADVHLGGQLIRAGDLVTAWTIAANRDESVFPVPGDFDLARKPNKHLSLGHGPHYCLGAYLGRAEITAVLNTLVNTVDSIEQTGEPQAVYSTFLRGYSSLPLALTGRPKALER, from the coding sequence ATGCAGTTGATGGAGCAGCGAAGGGCCGATCCGCAGGACGACCTGGTAAGTGTCATGGTGAACTGCCTCGTCGACGGTGAACCGCTCACGGACGACGAAGTGATCGTCAATATTTACGGCTTCATCCTCGCCGGTGACCACACCAGTCGGCTGGCGATGGTCAGCGCCCTGCTGGAGTTCGCCCGACGACCTGAGCAGTGGCGGGCGCTCAAGGAAGCCCGTGTCTCGCAGTCGACCGCGATCGACGAAATCCTGCGCTGGTCGACTCCGGTCATGCACATCGGACGCACCGCCAGGGCCGACGTCCATCTCGGCGGTCAGCTGATCCGGGCCGGAGATCTGGTCACGGCGTGGACCATCGCTGCCAACCGCGACGAGTCGGTGTTTCCCGTCCCCGGCGACTTCGACCTCGCCCGTAAACCCAACAAGCACCTGTCACTCGGCCACGGACCGCACTACTGCCTCGGCGCCTACCTCGGCCGCGCCGAGATCACCGCGGTGCTGAACACACTGGTCAACACCGTCGACTCGATCGAGCAGACCGGCGAGCCCCAAGCGGTGTACTCGACGTTCCTGCGCGGCTACAGCAGCCTCCCGCTGGCGCTCACCGGCCGTCCCAAAGCGCTGGAACGGTGA
- a CDS encoding PLP-dependent aminotransferase family protein, translating into MDISDLNTALGEPLLDSLTFLNEVAGRYPDAISFAAGRPVEDFYDVRDLVGHLHRYQEFLATELGRSEQQIVRALFQYGRTKGIMHELIARYLEADEGIVVDPESIVVTVGAQEAMYLVVRALCRDERDVALAVSPTYMGFTGAARLAGMRVLPVASGPLGVDLDDLRSQVRSARRLGLRPRCLYVVPDFSNPTGITLDVATRRRLLDVAGEEDLLLVEDNPYGLFTGRGDRLPTLKALDREQRVVYLESFAKTTLPGARVGFVVADQRVTGDGRDSGLFADELAKIKSMVTVNTSPLTQAVVAGQLLENDFSLARANARPIAVYRRNLDLLLDGLRDRFSGSDGPQVCWNTPTGGFFVVLTLPFTVDDALLERSAREHGVLWTPMRHFYTDSQGGCHQLRLSCSTLTPQEIETGLDRLAAFVAAQLKPAGG; encoded by the coding sequence GTGGATATCTCCGACCTGAACACCGCACTGGGCGAACCGCTCCTCGACTCGCTCACCTTCCTCAACGAGGTCGCCGGCCGCTACCCCGACGCCATCTCCTTCGCCGCGGGACGCCCGGTCGAAGACTTCTACGATGTGAGGGACCTCGTCGGCCACCTGCATCGGTACCAGGAATTCCTGGCGACCGAACTGGGCCGCAGCGAACAGCAGATCGTGCGGGCACTCTTCCAGTACGGGCGTACGAAGGGAATCATGCACGAGCTGATCGCCCGGTACCTGGAGGCCGATGAGGGGATCGTCGTCGACCCGGAGTCGATCGTGGTCACCGTCGGGGCGCAGGAGGCCATGTACCTGGTGGTGCGTGCCCTGTGCCGGGACGAGCGGGATGTCGCGCTGGCCGTGTCCCCCACGTATATGGGCTTCACCGGCGCGGCGCGGCTGGCCGGAATGAGGGTGCTGCCGGTGGCGTCCGGGCCGCTGGGCGTGGACCTGGACGATCTGAGGTCCCAGGTGCGCAGTGCGCGGCGCTTGGGATTGCGCCCCCGGTGCCTGTACGTCGTGCCCGACTTCTCCAACCCGACCGGGATCACTCTGGACGTCGCCACGCGCCGACGGCTGCTCGATGTGGCAGGGGAGGAGGACCTGCTGCTGGTGGAAGACAATCCCTACGGCCTCTTCACCGGGCGCGGCGACCGTCTGCCGACGCTGAAGGCTCTCGACCGTGAACAGCGCGTGGTCTACCTCGAATCCTTTGCCAAGACCACGCTCCCCGGTGCCCGGGTCGGCTTCGTCGTCGCCGATCAGCGAGTGACAGGGGACGGCCGGGACTCCGGCCTCTTCGCCGATGAGCTGGCGAAGATCAAGAGCATGGTCACGGTGAACACCTCACCGCTCACGCAGGCGGTCGTGGCCGGACAGCTCCTGGAGAACGACTTCAGCCTGGCCCGCGCCAACGCGAGGCCGATCGCTGTCTACCGTCGAAACCTGGACCTGCTGCTCGACGGCCTGCGGGACCGTTTCTCCGGCAGCGACGGCCCGCAGGTCTGCTGGAACACACCGACCGGTGGATTCTTCGTGGTCCTTACGCTTCCCTTCACCGTCGACGACGCGCTGCTCGAACGTTCCGCCCGCGAGCACGGCGTGTTGTGGACCCCCATGCGGCACTTCTACACGGATTCCCAGGGCGGATGCCACCAGTTGAGACTGTCGTGCAGCACGCTGACCCCGCAGGAGATCGAGACCGGGCTCGACCGGCTGGCGGCTTTCGTGGCGGCACAGCTGAAGCCGGCCGGAGGGTGA